A single genomic interval of Stieleria maiorica harbors:
- a CDS encoding FG-GAP-like repeat-containing protein: MKIHRTVRSVLIRVIGLGVIGLGVIGLGVVGCGGDSEEQRAAELLQSQRRRQQAQEAAPKSVGQRIDEAQAYYDQQNYAAAQDRLRPLLVADDVDADALLLYAKCEAAIGAPLAACEVLGTIPPTEPVVFADAGLLAADLYLQQGEYESAEASLMRVVDLAKTVDVPRINAVYHRLASLLNNQGRRIEAAEYLRRLLRAEDITEKELFAMNTFGDAFIDVSMPKPSFSGTLPPAALAEAKRLRGDGELEQAKLLIERLSAAFPKSTPIAAFRCRVYGEMKLDALLDDYLKSVPVGIEREPEYWYALGTRLQSSNRDSEAVRCFLEAVTLDPTDRFSYLALARSLRALGKNTEADCANQRFSLLHESAVITAKIGSQPGTAAELSRLAEILDTLNRPWEAAAWRDVALKTYGGSPEWRQRLRQQREQIAENATAASDPSGVRCGLELDRWPLPSTKEIAPNDLVDPGSDQTTADSRTEIRLHDVAADVGMDFHYDSGDDTSDEVQLLHQLTGGGIGVIDFDLDGHPDVYFTQGGGDAFDADGSKPNVLFRNLPSAPWTSVSAEAGTGDLGYGQGVAVADLNQDGFPDMILANIGPNVIYQNNGDGTFRRQLMAAVDAQGDWTSSIACGDLSGDHLPEIVEINYIDDPTALTIGCTPDKDACNPSVFRPAVDRAWQVGSDGAVSRWDGCQAMDERPNYGFGGVIANFDDSHGNDLFIANDTEFNHFWLSQRDGTSDPITLQESAQIAGCAFGLLGQRQGCMGIAAGDFDRNGLVDLHVTNFWNQAADLYSQETPGVFTNVNAKRGLYEDTRMTVGWGSQAVDFDRNGWLDLPVLNGNLTDHRQRGRAYQMLPQLFRGDAGGFELQNPADRYWSTPALGRTMAVLDFNRDLKPDLVTNHLDAPAALLENRTVTENALQLELIGTTSERDAIGAKVSLTSGDESWVGWVFGGDGLLCTNESMLDFGLGPYDSIDRIEVAWPSGTRQSFSDVKANRRYLIVEGEVELLQR, from the coding sequence TTGAAGATTCATCGCACGGTTCGCTCGGTTTTGATCCGCGTCATCGGCCTCGGGGTCATCGGCCTCGGGGTCATCGGCCTCGGGGTCGTCGGCTGTGGCGGGGATTCAGAGGAACAACGGGCCGCCGAACTTCTCCAAAGCCAGCGGAGACGCCAGCAGGCACAGGAAGCAGCCCCCAAGTCGGTTGGCCAGCGGATCGATGAAGCGCAAGCGTACTACGACCAGCAGAATTACGCAGCCGCTCAGGACCGACTGCGCCCCCTGTTGGTGGCCGATGATGTCGATGCCGACGCGCTGCTTTTGTACGCAAAGTGTGAAGCGGCGATCGGAGCTCCCCTGGCCGCGTGCGAAGTGCTGGGTACGATCCCGCCGACTGAACCGGTGGTCTTTGCCGACGCCGGACTGCTGGCGGCTGACCTGTACCTTCAGCAGGGCGAGTATGAGAGCGCCGAAGCGAGCTTGATGCGGGTCGTTGACTTGGCGAAAACCGTCGACGTCCCCCGAATCAATGCCGTCTACCATCGCTTGGCGTCGCTACTGAATAACCAAGGACGCCGAATCGAAGCCGCCGAGTACCTGCGTCGACTGCTGCGGGCCGAGGACATCACGGAGAAAGAGCTGTTCGCGATGAATACGTTCGGCGACGCCTTCATCGACGTTTCGATGCCCAAACCCAGTTTTAGCGGAACGCTGCCCCCGGCCGCCTTGGCCGAAGCGAAACGGTTGCGGGGCGATGGGGAGTTGGAACAAGCGAAACTGCTGATCGAACGACTCAGCGCCGCCTTTCCGAAATCGACTCCCATCGCGGCCTTTCGTTGTCGCGTGTACGGTGAAATGAAACTGGATGCCCTTTTGGACGACTATCTAAAATCGGTGCCGGTGGGAATCGAGCGTGAACCTGAGTACTGGTACGCTCTGGGCACGCGGTTGCAGAGTTCCAATCGGGATTCCGAGGCGGTGCGTTGCTTCCTGGAAGCGGTCACCCTGGATCCGACAGACCGCTTTTCCTATCTGGCGTTGGCCCGATCACTGAGGGCACTGGGGAAAAACACCGAAGCCGACTGCGCGAATCAACGTTTTTCGTTACTGCACGAATCTGCCGTCATCACGGCAAAGATCGGTAGCCAGCCAGGGACTGCGGCGGAGCTGAGTCGGTTGGCAGAAATCCTGGACACGTTAAATCGACCTTGGGAGGCGGCTGCATGGCGGGACGTCGCGCTGAAGACCTACGGTGGGAGTCCCGAGTGGCGTCAGCGATTACGGCAGCAACGCGAACAGATTGCCGAAAACGCGACCGCCGCCTCGGATCCTTCCGGCGTCCGATGCGGGCTGGAACTTGACCGATGGCCGCTTCCGTCAACGAAGGAAATTGCGCCCAACGATCTTGTGGATCCGGGTTCCGATCAAACGACCGCCGACAGCCGGACCGAGATCCGCTTGCACGATGTCGCTGCCGACGTCGGAATGGATTTTCATTACGACAGTGGTGACGACACCTCGGACGAAGTTCAGCTTTTGCATCAATTGACCGGGGGAGGGATCGGTGTGATCGACTTTGACTTGGACGGTCACCCCGATGTGTATTTCACACAAGGCGGCGGAGATGCCTTTGACGCCGACGGCTCGAAACCGAACGTGCTGTTCCGCAATCTGCCGTCTGCGCCGTGGACTTCGGTATCCGCCGAAGCGGGAACCGGTGACTTGGGTTACGGCCAGGGCGTTGCCGTCGCAGATCTTAATCAAGACGGTTTCCCGGACATGATCTTGGCCAATATCGGCCCGAATGTAATCTACCAAAACAACGGCGACGGGACCTTTCGACGCCAGTTGATGGCGGCAGTTGACGCTCAAGGCGATTGGACATCGTCGATCGCCTGCGGCGACTTGAGCGGCGATCATCTGCCTGAAATCGTCGAGATCAATTACATCGACGACCCGACTGCGTTGACGATCGGGTGCACGCCCGACAAAGACGCCTGCAACCCCAGCGTTTTCCGACCCGCCGTCGATCGCGCGTGGCAGGTCGGATCCGATGGCGCGGTCTCCCGCTGGGACGGCTGCCAAGCGATGGATGAACGGCCCAATTACGGGTTCGGCGGCGTCATCGCAAATTTCGACGACTCCCACGGCAATGACTTGTTCATCGCGAACGACACCGAGTTCAATCATTTTTGGTTGTCGCAGCGTGACGGCACTTCCGATCCGATCACGCTGCAGGAAAGCGCGCAAATTGCAGGTTGTGCGTTTGGGCTGTTGGGGCAGCGCCAGGGATGCATGGGTATCGCGGCGGGCGACTTCGACCGAAACGGGCTGGTCGATCTGCACGTCACCAACTTTTGGAATCAAGCGGCCGATCTCTACAGCCAGGAAACGCCGGGCGTGTTTACCAACGTCAACGCCAAACGAGGGCTGTACGAAGACACGCGGATGACGGTCGGGTGGGGATCGCAGGCGGTCGATTTTGATCGCAACGGTTGGCTTGATCTGCCCGTGCTCAATGGCAACTTGACCGACCACCGCCAACGCGGTCGCGCCTATCAGATGCTGCCGCAACTATTTCGTGGCGACGCCGGCGGATTTGAATTGCAAAACCCGGCGGATCGCTATTGGTCGACCCCCGCCCTGGGACGCACGATGGCGGTGCTGGATTTCAATCGCGATTTGAAACCCGATCTGGTGACGAACCATTTGGACGCCCCGGCGGCGCTGCTGGAGAACCGCACGGTGACGGAAAACGCACTCCAGCTGGAATTGATTGGGACGACCAGCGAACGCGATGCGATCGGTGCCAAGGTCTCCCTCACGAGCGGAGACGAATCGTGGGTGGGGTGGGTGTTCGGCGGCGATGGGCTGTTGTGCACCAACGAATCGATGCTGGATTTCGGACTCGGTCCATACGATTCCATTGATCGCATCGAAGTGGCCTGGCCATCGGGGACCCGCCAATCTTTCTCGGACGTCAAGGCAAACCGGCGCTACCTGATTGTCGAGGGCGAAGTCGAATTGTTACAGCGTTAA
- a CDS encoding FG-GAP-like repeat-containing protein, whose amino-acid sequence MNHSPSSHPIWPIGRFWIDRTAILHRQLLTVKKALRVAPHSGVRLLLLLLSLSPCLSGCDQPDEAPERGETSQTTQRVSSDQTGGGDPTSTDFVARSFDALSAGDLDGAEAAIRKHLLQDPEDARAIELAGDIASQQGNTETAIEMYQGALASTDSPNEALLDKLTHTLVAAGRPFDAITVLQTFVDRFPNRPQPRFDLIGLATMVGRTPLALPSLQWLAQHGQGDPESLLVLADPDRVEPDGEMCQSMLQRSGDDLRPQYSLARLDALKSNWRSVADRLKPVLRRQRDFAPAHALYGRALVELDEFESIPDWQRQLPGSVDQLPEYWLVAGDWAQRQGQHEQAARAYWQAIRQSSHALPAALNGLFQSLTLIGRTGDADKVADQITKLGVLRDTLKTHLERGGRSQRAALEVADAMLELGRVWEAEGWARFATTLPEEPVADIRDRYMAVRSKLTTGTPWVLPEMEVSRQIDVANLPSISWKLSRSPSEAMGDSFQRPLYFENQAQRRGFVHTCEIAPEAVTEGHWIYQSVGGGVGVIDYDLDGWPDLAAAMLNGRPLQSDSSSNRLFRNHGETFVATERPAAYHDTGFSQGITIGDYNDDGFPDIFDCNYGQNRLFRNNGDGTFDEISMPAGLSDQSWTTSAVIADLDGDGIADLFATNYCAGRAPLDRPCRNADGFSTCPPLLFEAEPDRVWRGRGDGTFVDVSARWLKDQAPGRGLGLVTGQFDERPGLDVYVANDMTANQLWSPEVREGQFRLVDLAATRGVGFSGDARSQASMGIAAADPDADGDIDFFLTHFADDHNTYYEQVSPGFWTDRSFQVGLGQPSMKLLGFGAEWVDFDNSGSLELMVTNGHVDDVKRTDVAYAMPPQTFRRQRSGRWEELPPDSMGDYFSKPHLGRALSSVDVDRDGRTDVVITHLYEPVSLLVNRTDDAGQSVGLILKATRSQRDAIGAVATATVESQTVTHQLTAGDGYMCTNQRRISIGLGDQSAAQAVTIKWPSGATQSFGTLQGGRDYVLVEGEQEAFQLQGHR is encoded by the coding sequence ATGAACCACTCCCCTTCATCACATCCCATTTGGCCGATCGGTCGGTTCTGGATTGATCGCACCGCCATCTTGCATCGGCAACTGCTGACGGTGAAGAAAGCGTTGCGAGTCGCTCCCCATTCGGGTGTCCGCCTCCTGCTTCTTTTGCTGAGTCTGTCGCCGTGCTTGTCCGGTTGCGATCAGCCGGATGAGGCACCAGAGAGAGGCGAAACAAGCCAAACGACGCAACGCGTTTCAAGCGATCAGACCGGCGGCGGTGATCCGACGTCGACAGACTTTGTCGCCCGGTCCTTCGACGCGCTCTCCGCAGGAGACCTTGACGGGGCAGAGGCGGCCATACGGAAGCATCTGTTGCAAGATCCCGAGGACGCCCGTGCGATCGAGCTCGCCGGCGATATCGCATCGCAACAGGGGAACACAGAGACGGCGATAGAAATGTACCAAGGGGCGTTGGCGTCAACGGATTCCCCCAACGAGGCCTTGTTGGACAAACTGACGCACACCTTGGTCGCGGCCGGGCGGCCATTCGATGCGATCACCGTCTTGCAGACGTTTGTGGATCGATTTCCCAATCGCCCCCAGCCGCGCTTTGACTTGATCGGGTTGGCGACCATGGTCGGACGCACGCCGTTGGCCCTGCCGTCGCTGCAGTGGTTGGCCCAGCACGGTCAAGGCGACCCAGAGTCCCTGTTGGTGCTCGCCGACCCGGATCGTGTGGAACCGGACGGAGAGATGTGTCAGTCGATGTTGCAGCGATCCGGTGATGACTTGCGGCCGCAGTATTCTCTGGCTCGACTGGATGCGTTGAAATCGAATTGGCGGTCGGTAGCCGACCGACTGAAACCCGTCCTGCGGCGCCAACGAGATTTTGCACCGGCACACGCTCTCTATGGGCGTGCGTTGGTGGAGCTGGACGAATTCGAATCGATTCCGGATTGGCAGCGGCAATTGCCCGGCAGTGTCGACCAATTGCCCGAATACTGGTTGGTCGCCGGCGATTGGGCTCAGCGACAAGGGCAACACGAACAGGCCGCACGAGCCTACTGGCAAGCGATTCGTCAAAGCAGCCATGCGTTGCCGGCCGCGCTCAACGGACTGTTCCAAAGCCTGACGCTGATCGGCCGTACGGGTGATGCCGACAAGGTTGCCGACCAGATTACCAAGCTAGGCGTGTTGCGGGACACCTTAAAGACACACCTGGAGCGCGGCGGCCGTTCGCAGCGGGCGGCGCTGGAGGTGGCTGATGCGATGTTGGAACTGGGCCGCGTCTGGGAGGCCGAAGGCTGGGCCCGATTCGCGACGACGTTGCCCGAGGAACCGGTGGCGGATATCCGCGACCGGTACATGGCCGTCCGCTCCAAACTGACCACCGGCACGCCCTGGGTGCTGCCGGAAATGGAGGTCAGCCGACAGATCGACGTGGCCAACTTGCCATCGATTTCCTGGAAACTATCGCGGTCCCCTTCAGAGGCGATGGGCGACAGTTTTCAGCGACCGCTGTACTTTGAAAACCAAGCCCAGCGGCGCGGGTTCGTTCATACCTGTGAAATCGCGCCGGAAGCGGTCACCGAAGGCCACTGGATCTACCAAAGCGTCGGCGGTGGTGTGGGCGTGATTGACTACGACTTGGACGGATGGCCGGATCTGGCTGCCGCGATGCTCAACGGCCGCCCGCTGCAGTCCGACTCGTCGTCCAATCGGCTGTTCCGAAATCACGGCGAAACATTTGTCGCGACCGAACGCCCTGCGGCTTACCACGACACCGGATTCTCTCAAGGGATCACGATCGGCGATTACAACGATGACGGCTTCCCCGACATTTTCGATTGCAATTACGGCCAGAACCGACTGTTTCGCAACAACGGCGACGGAACGTTTGATGAGATTTCGATGCCCGCCGGATTGTCCGACCAGTCCTGGACGACGTCGGCGGTGATCGCCGACTTGGACGGAGATGGCATTGCAGACCTGTTCGCGACAAACTACTGCGCCGGCCGGGCACCGTTGGATCGACCGTGCCGCAATGCTGACGGTTTCTCGACCTGCCCGCCGCTGTTGTTCGAGGCCGAACCGGACCGAGTCTGGCGAGGCCGCGGCGACGGGACCTTCGTGGATGTTTCGGCCCGGTGGTTGAAAGATCAAGCCCCCGGTCGAGGGCTGGGGCTGGTCACGGGGCAATTCGATGAGCGGCCCGGGCTGGACGTCTATGTCGCCAACGACATGACCGCCAACCAGCTGTGGTCACCCGAAGTCCGCGAGGGGCAATTCCGGCTGGTCGATTTGGCTGCGACCCGCGGCGTCGGATTCAGCGGAGATGCGCGATCGCAGGCGTCGATGGGGATTGCGGCGGCCGACCCGGATGCCGACGGTGACATCGATTTCTTTCTCACGCACTTTGCCGACGATCACAACACGTATTACGAACAGGTCTCGCCCGGATTCTGGACCGACCGCTCGTTCCAGGTCGGACTGGGGCAGCCGTCGATGAAGCTGTTGGGGTTTGGGGCCGAGTGGGTGGATTTCGACAACAGCGGGTCACTGGAATTGATGGTCACCAACGGCCATGTCGACGACGTCAAGCGTACCGACGTGGCTTATGCGATGCCCCCGCAGACATTCCGCCGCCAGCGGTCGGGACGCTGGGAAGAACTGCCCCCGGACTCCATGGGAGACTACTTTTCCAAGCCGCACCTGGGCCGCGCGCTTTCCTCGGTCGACGTGGACCGTGATGGACGAACCGACGTGGTCATTACCCATCTGTACGAGCCTGTTTCGCTGTTGGTCAATCGAACCGATGACGCAGGCCAGTCGGTCGGTTTGATCCTCAAGGCAACGCGATCACAGCGTGACGCCATCGGCGCGGTGGCCACGGCGACGGTGGAATCCCAAACAGTGACGCATCAATTGACCGCCGGGGACGGTTACATGTGCACCAACCAACGCAGGATTTCGATCGGGCTGGGCGATCAGTCCGCCGCCCAGGCCGTCACCATAAAATGGCCCTCGGGCGCGACGCAGTCGTTCGGTACATTACAAGGCGGCCGCGACTACGTTCTGGTCGAAGGAGAGCAAGAGGCATTTCAGTTACAGGGTCATCGTTGA
- a CDS encoding DUF1559 domain-containing protein: MTNRSPQRSGFTLVELLVVIAIIGILVGLLLPAVQAAREAARRMSCSNNFKQIGLALHNYHSAYKNLPMNATGTYEWPGNRGGDYHNRFCLSWMVGILPFIEQQAMWDRISNPYNVNRDGSIRPPADVFPPMGPVPWNENYQPWLTQVPGYRCPSDPTESTPARVAFTNYAVCQGDAYFEGHHGGINWNGVPGTDGTWGDEAQARWARGVFRNHHFTKFRDILDGLSNTIAAGENIVDARERLAASTPYRDNTSNMALPPNHWEQFLDPDRPQYWDDSVASNATPGLDDPANHGRGRRWPDGRPQFSMFNTVRPPNSYSVYRNHGDFGYGSASSLHQGGAHILMADGAVVFMTDSIDAGDQNQVPYSNNDPNFGVRGAGRQSPYGLWGALGTKASKETIQEQLNQ; the protein is encoded by the coding sequence ATGACGAATCGTTCTCCTCAACGAAGTGGTTTTACACTCGTTGAGCTTTTGGTGGTGATCGCCATCATCGGTATTTTGGTCGGGCTGTTATTGCCCGCGGTCCAAGCTGCACGTGAAGCAGCGCGGCGGATGAGTTGCAGCAACAATTTCAAACAAATCGGGTTGGCACTGCACAACTACCATTCGGCGTACAAGAATCTCCCCATGAATGCGACGGGCACGTACGAGTGGCCGGGCAACCGCGGTGGCGACTATCACAACCGCTTTTGCTTGAGCTGGATGGTCGGCATTCTGCCGTTTATCGAGCAACAGGCGATGTGGGACCGAATCAGCAACCCCTACAACGTCAACCGCGACGGTTCGATTCGGCCCCCGGCCGACGTGTTCCCGCCGATGGGTCCGGTGCCGTGGAATGAAAACTATCAACCTTGGTTGACCCAGGTCCCCGGTTACCGCTGCCCCAGCGATCCGACCGAAAGCACGCCTGCCCGTGTCGCCTTCACCAACTACGCGGTCTGCCAGGGCGACGCGTACTTCGAAGGCCACCACGGCGGAATCAACTGGAACGGTGTTCCGGGAACCGACGGTACTTGGGGCGATGAAGCGCAAGCTCGCTGGGCGCGCGGCGTTTTCCGCAACCACCACTTCACCAAGTTCCGCGACATCCTTGACGGTCTGTCCAATACCATTGCAGCCGGCGAAAATATCGTCGACGCACGCGAGCGATTGGCCGCATCCACCCCGTATCGGGATAACACCAGCAACATGGCGTTGCCGCCCAACCACTGGGAACAATTCCTGGACCCCGATCGTCCGCAGTACTGGGACGATAGTGTCGCGAGCAACGCAACCCCCGGGTTGGACGATCCGGCCAACCACGGACGCGGTCGCCGCTGGCCCGACGGTCGCCCCCAGTTCTCGATGTTCAACACGGTCCGTCCGCCGAACAGCTACAGTGTTTACCGCAACCACGGTGACTTCGGCTACGGTTCAGCCTCCAGCCTTCACCAAGGCGGTGCCCACATCCTGATGGCCGACGGGGCAGTCGTGTTCATGACCGACTCGATCGATGCCGGTGACCAAAACCAAGTTCCCTACAGCAACAACGACCCGAACTTCGGCGTCCGCGGAGCAGGTAGGCAAAGCCCGTATGGTTTGTGGGGTGCCTTGGGAACCAAGGCCTCCAAAGAGACCATTCAGGAACAGCTCAATCAGTAG
- a CDS encoding GumC family protein: MNSLILWRASLRRHWFAASFAFAAVLAIAVAVILYAPRQYRSVSKLLLRVGYESGSLDPTMSVVGDPNAPLNTRQDEIETALDVMHSRTIMNDVVDRLGTDLILEDQLSQSGDVSEEPQNPVAAWIGALKTWASNIDPIGSRERAIRTLEQSIDISASERSSLVTVQFKSKDPKVAQTIVSAWVDAYLDHHAQVNRTRGTYAFFLEQDAELKNQLDEVHRKIRDAKNAAGFATLDGHQKLLESQLEKVSGELFKVEADLVESSMRAQAYADLLTTTVQPTVKEETTGIERSSHDEMRSALFQLEVLENEYAAKYKPGHPKLTSIREQLNEARKIVEAQESDRTESRELINPTHQQLFANQVVDLATEKSLRERQKKLREQQRYLIGEINSINEHEQLLSKLQRDSQVLEERYKVHSVMLEQARLNEELEANRITSINVSQPATLEERPVSPNKPLCALAGLIAAFALAIGIPVLMDVRSYWPTDDFPQSDDHESADDSWDESRPESAEEPDRVRTSVPIRIDKAVVSHEAPAESSAATRPR, encoded by the coding sequence ATGAACTCCCTCATTTTGTGGCGCGCTTCGCTTCGACGTCACTGGTTTGCCGCTTCATTCGCGTTTGCCGCTGTCCTTGCGATCGCGGTGGCGGTGATTTTGTATGCACCGCGGCAGTACCGGTCGGTTTCCAAGCTGTTGCTGCGCGTCGGGTACGAAAGCGGGTCGCTGGACCCGACCATGTCGGTTGTCGGTGACCCTAATGCGCCGCTGAATACACGTCAGGACGAGATCGAGACGGCACTGGATGTGATGCACAGCCGCACGATCATGAATGACGTCGTCGATCGGCTGGGGACGGATTTGATTCTCGAAGATCAGCTTTCCCAGTCTGGCGATGTCTCCGAGGAGCCCCAGAACCCGGTGGCGGCATGGATCGGGGCACTGAAAACGTGGGCCAGTAACATCGACCCGATCGGAAGCCGGGAACGAGCCATTCGGACACTGGAGCAATCCATCGACATTTCTGCATCGGAAAGATCCAGCCTGGTGACGGTGCAGTTCAAATCCAAAGATCCGAAGGTCGCCCAGACGATCGTCTCGGCTTGGGTGGACGCCTACTTGGATCACCACGCACAGGTCAATCGCACCCGTGGAACCTACGCGTTTTTCTTGGAGCAAGACGCGGAGCTGAAAAACCAGCTCGACGAGGTTCACCGAAAAATCCGTGACGCAAAAAATGCCGCAGGATTTGCAACGCTGGATGGACACCAAAAACTGCTGGAATCGCAATTGGAAAAGGTTTCGGGCGAACTGTTCAAGGTCGAAGCGGACCTGGTCGAGTCTTCGATGCGTGCCCAAGCCTACGCCGATCTGTTGACCACCACCGTCCAGCCCACCGTCAAGGAGGAAACCACGGGGATTGAACGCAGTTCACACGATGAAATGCGGAGCGCGTTGTTCCAATTGGAGGTGCTCGAAAACGAATACGCGGCCAAGTACAAACCCGGGCACCCCAAGTTGACGTCCATTCGCGAACAGCTCAACGAGGCACGGAAGATTGTAGAAGCACAGGAGTCCGATCGCACCGAATCGCGAGAGCTGATCAATCCGACCCATCAGCAATTGTTCGCCAACCAGGTCGTCGACCTCGCCACCGAAAAATCGCTCCGCGAGCGGCAGAAGAAGCTGCGCGAGCAGCAGCGTTACTTGATCGGTGAAATCAATTCGATCAACGAACACGAGCAGCTGCTTTCCAAACTGCAACGCGATTCACAGGTGTTGGAGGAGCGTTACAAGGTGCATTCGGTGATGTTGGAACAGGCCAGACTGAACGAGGAATTGGAAGCCAACCGGATCACCAGTATCAATGTTTCCCAGCCCGCGACGCTGGAGGAGCGACCGGTCTCGCCGAACAAGCCGCTGTGTGCGTTGGCCGGGCTGATCGCCGCATTCGCCTTGGCGATCGGCATTCCCGTCCTGATGGATGTTCGATCCTACTGGCCGACCGATGATTTCCCCCAATCCGACGACCACGAATCGGCAGACGACTCCTGGGACGAATCACGGCCGGAGAGTGCCGAGGAACCGGACCGCGTCCGAACATCGGTCCCGATTCGGATCGACAAGGCGGTCGTTTCGCATGAAGCCCCGGCTGAATCTTCCGCGGCGACGCGTCCACGTTGA
- a CDS encoding O-antigen ligase family protein yields MFRSDTSLRRLTTFGVCALPLLTFTLPSRWEAVTIASLDPLAMVKLVILLIVFFGGTALILARIGDRSSRAVLRPLVPFYLFFAWAVLSLLWTPRPAVSIGQAGGLASLLVLASLVALLTRGQDRIESMMRLLVRMLFVFSVFVLVVHLAFPDLSGLNRRLMMGGHSGIVHPTAAGANASLGLLACVLCLFVGRYTWSLRAAILGSLVHGAVLYVANSRMALLMAAVTVGLVLFVYAGNVVRAAAISIFALGLITVVLIDPSFASVLDPKSSTVQYLTRGQSARQLSQVSGREEMWTKVWQEFTKSKWIGHGYFITSETGELEVWSMKTNHPAHNIQLQILVSTGVIGMALFTAAMANLFFHLIRLTGGAPRQRAFAAALAVFALWYLGWSLLCTSFMGPVRSESVLFFALIGIGIGQLSRLPDRPRRQARRRPLPEFSLRQGQVL; encoded by the coding sequence ATGTTTCGCTCTGACACCTCGTTGCGACGTCTCACGACCTTTGGGGTCTGCGCGTTGCCCCTGCTGACGTTCACCCTTCCATCGCGCTGGGAAGCGGTGACGATCGCGTCGCTTGATCCGCTGGCGATGGTCAAACTGGTGATCTTGTTGATCGTCTTCTTCGGCGGCACGGCCTTGATCCTGGCCCGGATCGGGGACCGCAGCTCCCGTGCGGTCCTGCGTCCCTTGGTCCCGTTCTACCTGTTTTTCGCCTGGGCGGTTTTGAGCCTGCTGTGGACACCGCGACCCGCCGTCTCGATCGGCCAGGCGGGCGGATTGGCTAGCCTGCTGGTGCTCGCCTCGCTGGTTGCGTTGCTGACCCGCGGCCAGGATCGGATCGAATCGATGATGCGACTGCTGGTGCGGATGCTGTTTGTGTTCAGCGTTTTTGTGCTGGTGGTGCATTTGGCTTTCCCTGATCTATCCGGTTTGAACCGCCGCCTCATGATGGGCGGCCATTCGGGCATCGTTCACCCCACCGCGGCAGGCGCCAACGCATCGCTGGGGCTGTTGGCCTGTGTCCTCTGCCTGTTTGTCGGCAGGTACACGTGGTCGCTGCGCGCGGCCATCCTCGGCAGCTTGGTTCATGGGGCGGTGTTGTATGTCGCCAACAGCCGGATGGCGTTGTTGATGGCTGCCGTGACGGTCGGGTTGGTGTTGTTTGTTTACGCCGGAAACGTGGTCCGCGCCGCCGCGATCAGTATTTTCGCGCTGGGGCTGATCACCGTCGTGCTGATCGATCCGTCGTTCGCATCCGTCCTGGATCCCAAGAGCTCGACGGTCCAATACCTCACCCGCGGCCAGTCCGCCAGACAATTAAGCCAAGTCTCTGGTCGCGAAGAAATGTGGACCAAGGTGTGGCAAGAGTTCACCAAATCCAAATGGATCGGACACGGGTACTTTATCACCAGCGAGACCGGCGAACTCGAGGTCTGGTCGATGAAGACCAACCATCCGGCCCACAACATCCAGCTTCAAATTCTCGTCTCAACGGGCGTGATCGGCATGGCGCTGTTCACCGCCGCGATGGCCAACCTGTTCTTCCATCTGATCCGATTGACGGGCGGCGCTCCGCGCCAGAGAGCCTTCGCCGCCGCACTCGCCGTTTTTGCCCTCTGGTACCTCGGCTGGTCGCTGTTGTGCACGTCGTTCATGGGGCCCGTACGATCCGAATCGGTGCTGTTTTTCGCCTTGATCGGAATCGGGATCGGCCAGTTGTCCCGGCTGCCGGATCGCCCGCGTAGGCAAGCCCGCCGTCGGCCACTGCCGGAATTCTCGTTGCGGCAGGGGCAAGTTCTCTGA
- a CDS encoding glycosyltransferase family protein: MSRDLLLTVSIGNDEAARHTMPRMRRYAESHGVDFRVMNRCDAYRRPVFAYWEAIIELCDSDYERIAILDSDILVRRGAPSLFDVPFADIAMKPSGWVSPRFLRRIHEKIADDFVVADMYNSGVILASRAYLRTIAGAIRSLGRDVEQTRFADQVYFCVMVKRTGVTPTPLSWRWNQHDQVPNFRAELAHFLHFRGPEKLPRVESFLQRNQNDEWGIDAVGAG, from the coding sequence GTGTCCCGCGATTTACTGCTGACCGTCAGCATTGGAAACGATGAAGCCGCAAGGCACACGATGCCGCGAATGCGCCGCTATGCGGAATCACATGGTGTGGACTTCCGTGTCATGAACCGGTGCGACGCGTACCGCCGTCCTGTGTTCGCCTACTGGGAAGCGATCATCGAGCTGTGCGATTCGGACTACGAACGGATCGCGATCTTGGACAGCGACATCCTGGTGCGACGTGGGGCTCCCAGCCTGTTCGACGTCCCGTTCGCTGACATCGCGATGAAGCCGTCCGGTTGGGTTTCGCCGCGGTTCCTGCGCCGCATTCACGAGAAGATCGCGGACGATTTTGTCGTCGCCGACATGTACAACAGCGGCGTGATCCTGGCTTCGCGAGCCTACCTGCGGACCATCGCCGGGGCGATCCGATCACTCGGTCGCGATGTCGAACAGACGCGATTCGCCGACCAAGTCTACTTTTGCGTGATGGTCAAGCGAACCGGCGTCACGCCAACCCCTTTATCCTGGCGCTGGAACCAACACGACCAGGTGCCAAACTTCCGGGCCGAATTGGCACATTTCCTGCACTTTCGCGGCCCCGAAAAACTGCCCCGTGTCGAATCGTTCTTGCAAAGGAATCAAAACGACGAGTGGGGAATCGATGCTGTCGGGGCGGGCTAG